The window GAGGTTCTTTACATTTACGTTCCACCTCAGCtacccctcattctggtacctgggtCGAAAGGCAGAGTGAGTGCAGACAGaggtgggcggggcttcccctACCTATCGGTAGTTAATGGCTTTGTCtgagagtttaacggccgttccAGCTCGCGTTCGCAAGCAAATTTTCTCAGTAAAGagctcaggtttgtatgttaggaacaATTCAAATTACTTAGAAAATTTTCCATACTATGATGAGCTCTATTTTTAAGTTGCTGTAGTCCCCAACTATTCGATTGGTGCCACATAACCATCGGGCAGCTATCAGTTTATCATTTGCCACACATGACATGGTATTATAACAAAGtggattttttatatgaaaagtctATTTTTCCAGACAGATTTTATAGCGCGGGACAAAAGACAGGACTAGTTGCCTGGATTTGTGATATAACTACAGTATTAGTTAATGACATGATCCAAGACATGGCATTCAAACCTGTTAAGCCACACGTAGGCCTATGTAGCAAGTGGAGATTTCACCGGTAACAGTGCTTCGAGACTTTGGAAAACAAGTACTGAGAAGCAGTTTCGCAGTTTGAATTGCTTGAGGAGTTTGTGAATTGAAATCTGGTAGTACAGCAGTAGTATCATTAgctgcagtaattttttttttttatacatcgaAGGCATTATAATTTCAGTTGAATTGTACAGATATATCTGACTCAGCGGTTACTGCCAAAGTCACGCAAATAGTTATATGGTCGTTACCTGGAGCTTAATGTAGTTCTTAAAGTGTGACGTTCTAGTTTAGCACTGTGAGCGTTTGCGATATCAATAATGACGTAAGATTACTATTGCAAGCTGATTTTTCACGGCTAGcttgtttttaatctttcaaattaTCCTACGTATTGGATGTTAAACTCAGAATTATGGTCAGATAATCGTAATCGTCTAATTGGATTTTGGGTGGAAGCTAATTCACATTCGTGAATTTCAAAATGACGTGAAATTTTAGGTGAGGTTAAGTTGTGGTGGTTCAGTGTTTAATCATTACTTTTATTGGTTTAAATGAATCAATTTTGATTTGCATCTCTTCTTTTTAGTGTAAAGTATTTTATCTCTAGGTTTACGTGTCCgttattattttctcatattccgtttttagttttctgtaaaagaaaactatttagatggctttgtttgtctgtccgccctcatgttttaaaacctactgaggctatggggctgcaaattggtacgctgatcatccaccctccaatcatcaaacatagcaaaatgcagccctctagcctcagtagttttcattttatttaaggttacagttaaccatgatcgtgcgtctggcagcgctataggacaagccaccaccgacccgtggctgaaattttcatgggatgcggctcttacagcattaatcactgtgcagaaaactcgattgcaccgaagataCTTTGGGTGTTGGAGTCAGCTGCCGTAGGCTCAGCTGCTGCAGCTGCAGTCTCCCAGTTTCTAAGTAATATATTGCATAAGTGCAGTATCGTTGGCGTTTCTGAGTTCTCTTGTTTGTGAAGCTCTCATATGAGAATAGTGTTGGTAATTAAAGTAACCTTTAATTTTCACTGATACATTTGACGGATCACAAGAACATTGTTGAATGCTGAAGATATTTCTATTGGATGCCAGGAAACAGTTTTCATAagttggaaatatttaaaatattttcattagatcTTGCTCTTCATCTTCGATATGAAATGCTAACTATTAGCGTCTTAAtctgtgaaaatttattttttctctctgtgttgttttgatGACTGAGAACACAGGTGTCATCTCATacgttttgtaattttcagttcATAAACTTTGTATTTCTGAGAGaagtgcatattattattattattattctagccagggttgctgtttttaatgcGTCTCTTCCAGCTTTCTCTGTGTTGTGTGCTCCCCTCGTCTATTCCTTTGCCTCTCATACCTTCTGCGTGTAGTCTTTTGATCTACTCTCAGGCGTGTCTTGGGCGTGTCCCTAGCACTTCCATTTCCATAATCACCTCTTTGACATGTTGCCTATCATCAACCCTTCGCATCAGATGCCCAGACCATTTCAATCTCGATGAGGAGGGGGGGATAATTAGCGGCATGCTACAAGAGATCGTGGAAATGGAAGAGCTAGAAACATGCACTAGAGAAGGGTCTATGTCTATGAGAAGATGGAGTGATTGCATTAAAAAGACGAGAAAAAACAGTCTAATGAAGGAGATGGGATAGACAGTTTGAAAAGGCTcataaaaacagcgaccccaagTAGGGATGTAGATaagtactactattattactactgtaacATTCGGTGGATATTATATTGCTTGTTGAGGGTTCACAAACCTTTCGGTGGATATTATATTACTTGCTAAGGGTTCACAGATTCCTCTGATTTTTAGTTACTGAAGACCCCTTACATAATGTGggaaactatttttttgtttgaatgctccgatttgtaatatttttcctcaagattattaatttttcctttgtacgTTTACTTTCAATTCAGATTTTTTGGTGGTCACTCTTAGCTTGTAGAATGGGCCTAGCATAATGTTTTTGCCCACATTCAGCACATTTTGGTATGTAATGGTGCCCTAATTAGGGTTGCTTGATCTAGAGACAGGCCATCTTTGGTTGCTGTTCATTTTGTGGCATGGTTTTAAGTATTTGGAGAAAGTTCTGCCAACTGAATTATCCATGTGGCACTTCAGTGGAGcagcttcattttcctttctacaTACGgcatatatttagattttaacGTTATATTTTCCAAGGCCAATGTATACTATTGTCTTGCCTGGTTCTTTGCCTTAGCAAACACTATGGTGTCTTACCTATTATGTTTAGCTAATCAATTTTGGCAatctttttgtagttttctaaCCAGTGTTGTCATGCTTTCAACCATTCACTCATTGTCTTTTCTGTTAAATGGACGTTCCTTCGAAAGGCACTGATAGTAGCTAATTTTTTAGCCTTGGAGATATCACCTCTAAATCAACTTCCAATCAGGCACCTTCACCATTTTCCATTCAAAACATGTCCAGTGGGTTCCATCTATTTTTACATTAACATACAAATCTTGACTAAAAGACAATACCAAGTCATTGTTGTTGAAAGAGTAAGAGGAAATTCAAAAGAGGATTCactcaaataaaatttattgataGCGTTATAATTCACTTTCATGTGTTAATACATCTGTTACTTTATGGCATCAAACAAGTGCATAATACTATTCCCCCAATTTATAAAATTGATAATCAGttgtataaaaacattaaataaacaatattcatttgTTAACCAGACCACTACAAAAGTTTACAAACAAATATGTACGAAATTAAATAAACACCACCATTCAAACCCTTCATAACCAATTGATCCTGCAACTACACATCCTGAATATCTATTTAACATGGTAAATAAACCCAGTtaacaaaaaaatcttgaagGTTGCATCACTTTAATATGAACGACCAAACAGTGTATAATACTGTGGCTTGGCACTGCATGATGGATGAATACAAGAAAGACCTTTGACATCACCAGGCTGAACAAAAGGTATGCAAAGACCTTTGGCTCCCATTGCAGGAGCCCCTGGTTCAGCTGCCTCTTCACGTGCAGAGTCTTTCTTGATGGCATCCTCACAAGCTTCCTGGCCACAGAAAGGAGCCAACATAATATTACCCTGATCAAGATTATCAGTAAACTCCTTCCATGCCTTTACTACAACCTTATGTTTCTCTAGATCAGTGCGTGCATTTGCCAACATGCTGTCATGGATAACATTTAAAAGGGCTGGTATCTCAGTTGCAGCATTCTTTTGAGCCAAAGCTTGCTTTTCTCCACTATCCCTCCTAACTGCAAACACCTGTCCTGCAGCTACTTCACGAGGACCAAGTTCAAGTCTCAGAGGAACACCTTTCAATTCCCAATGATTGAATTTCCAAGCAGGTGTCACGTTATCTCGAAGATCACTACGTGCTCGGACTCCACAAGCTTTAAGCTCTTCTGTTAATTTACTACAAGCATTATAAATATCTGCTCTCTCTTGCTCTGTTGTTTTTACAGTAATTCCTACAGGTATAACTACTGCCTGGATTGTAGCAACACGTGGAGGTAACACCAAGCCCTTGTTGTCACCATGTACCATGACCATAACTCCAATGGTTCTAGTAGTTAGGCCCCAACTATTCTGGTAGCAGTACTGCTTTTGTTGGGTTTCTGGGTcttcaaatataatttcaaacatcTTGGAGAAATTCTGCCCAAGGTGGTGAGAGGTTGCACCCTGAATTCCTCGACCACTTGCAGAGATAAAAGCCTCCACTGTTGTTGTATAGTCACCACCagcaaatttttctttctcagtctttcTTCCCTTGACTACGGGAACAGCTAGAAGATTTTCATAGACCTGTTCATAGAATTCAAGAATCTGGtatacttcttcttctgcctctggTTTATTGGCAAAGGTTGAGTGACCCTCCTGCCACAAGAATTCACGAGTTCTCAGGAAAGGTGTTGGCTGCTTGAATTCCCATCGTACAACATTATTCCACTGATTCAATTTCAGAGGCAAATCCCTATGAGACTGAACCCACTTAGCAACTGCTGGATACATTACAGTTTCTGAAGTAGGACGAATAGCAACAGGTTCAGCCATGTCACTTGAACCAGACTTTGTAACCCAAGCAACTTCAGGTGAAAAATCAGCAATGTGGGTCTTTTCTTTCTCTAAGGCCTCACGAGCAACAAATATTGGGAAATAAGCATTTTCAACACCTAAACTTTTTATCTTCTTGTCTAAAAATTCCCTGATAAATTCCCAAATGAAGTAAGACCACGGTCTCAGAATATAGCAACCAGAAACATTGTAGTACTCAATCATTTCAGCTTTAGTGATAACCTGTGAATACCAATCAGCCAgattctcttcctttttagcTTCTAGTCCCAGCCTAGTTTGCTTCTTAGCACCACCCTCATCCTGTTTTGCTTCCCCCTTTGTAGGGGATTTCTCCTTCGATTTCTTATCTCTCCCTTTAGAGGTTGTTTTATTAGCCGCATTGCCTGCTGTGGCTGTAACTGAAGTTCCAGCCGGAACACTCGCAGATTCTGAAAATTGTGACACATCAATATCTGGTTTCCATTCCACATTAGTACAATCCTTGAACTCCTTTTTCAAAGCAAGAAGAACATCTACTGCTTGTTTAATTATCTCTTTATCAGCTTTACTTGCTTTGAGACTTCTAACCTCATCCCCTTgattcttgattttattatggATATCCAAAGGAGAAGTTCCAGCTACTGATCTTGCACCTTGTTTTGATGACTCGCACAATGGAGTGATGTCAATATCTGGTTTCCAATCAACATTTGTTGCATCTTTAAACTGTTTTTTAAGGTCTAGAAGGACATCTACAGCTTTCTTCACAATATCTTTATCAGCACTGCTGGTTTTCAATGCTCTTACTTCATCACCTTGTTTCTTGATCTTATTATGAATTTCTTGTACTAGGTTTCCAGTGGCCACTCCTCCAACTGCACTAGATGCAGCAGGGGACTGCTGTGAATTTGTAAACTGTGAAATATCAATATCAGGTTTCCATTCTACATTTGTTACAGCTTTAAACTGCTTCTTCAACTCTAACAGGATGTCAACTTGTTGTTTCACAGTGTCTTTATCTGCCTTATTGCTCTTGAGGTCTCTCACTTTATTTCCTTGCACCTTAATTTTTGAATGAATATCTTCAACCTTACTTCCACTTGTTGTAGAAACCGTTTCAACTGACACATTTGATGCAGGGAGCACTACATCAGGTTTCCACTCAATTCCTGTTGCTGTTTGGAAGTCCTTTTTAAGTTGCTTCAATACCTCTACCTCAGCCATTACAACATTTTTGTCTGCTTTATCATTCTTCAGCTGGCGGATTTTGTCACCTTGTACCTTTATTTTATCTAGCAAATCTTGTCCTGCATTACTAGATCCTACAATAGGCTTAGCTTCATCCTGAGGGCTTTTTTCAGCCTTCTTACCTTGGGCACTCTTTGCTTTTTCCTTATCACTCATACCAGCTAACTTCTTAACAGAGCTGCTTGTGGGACTTTCCTTTTGATGTCCATCAGGAATAGAGAATAAAATGATGGGTTTTTCCTTACATGTGCTAAGCCCAACAGGCTTGTAAGCTTCATCTACACGGAAATAACCCTTCCTTTGCAGCTGGATAATGTCTCCTTCAGCCAGAGTTTGCAGTTGTGTATCTCCTACCATTTTTACTTCAGCCCTAGTATTATGACcaataaaatctttgaaattttcaTCCTTGCCTAAAACACCTTTGTTGATAAGATTGTCAAAGTAGACACATATAACTGGGGTAAAGGGGGCATTAGTAGTGTCAGCAAGCCAGgtaattttcaaagttttcttaAAATCAGTATTGTCTAAATTAGGTTCTGCATCAACAGATTCTATTTTACCATTAACTTTGTTGATTTTCTTGATCATAATATTACCCCAGTTAATGAAAGTAGCATTTTCACCTTCCTTCAAATCTGCAGCATCAACTGCCTCAATGAAGACACGTGGTGCACGCCAGACAACCTTTTCTCCAATTGATGGGTCTTTAGGATGTTTTTGGGCAGTTGTTGCTTCTTCCTTGGCACCAACTATGCAAACAGGGATTAGGTCACCTTCGAGTGCTGTGAAACGTGGTGCTATACGATCAATGACTTTCTTATTAAATGCCCAGATTTTATCCCATTCCATGTTAACAACTGAACGTGATGATCCTTGAGCGACAATAAAATCTTTCAGTCCTTCTACTGTCATGCCACGTCGCAGAATTCCTCTAACTGTTGGAAACCTAGGGTCATCCCATCCATCCACAAGTCCCTCGTCTACAAACCATGTCAGTTTACGCTTTGACAACACTGTGTTATTCATATTCAGCCTGGAATATTCATAAATGTGTAATGTTCTTAGACCCATTTTCTCAATGAACCAGTAGTACTGATCATCTCGATCATGATATTCAGTAGTTCTCAAGGCATGGGTCACACCCTCTATGCTATCAACTATTGGGCATGCAAAATCATATGTGGGATAAACCTTATATTTTGTTCCTGTTCTCACATGTGGCTCATCCTTGCAGCGGTATATAGTAGGATCCCTCATACAGCCATTGTCACTCTTCATATCTATCTTGGCACGAACACAGCATGTTTGCCCAAAAGCTGTCCCTGCCTTCATCTCTTCCCACATTGAGAGGTTCTTTTCTACTGTGTTGTGATAATTCTTACCCTCTTTCCTTTCTTCACGCTCCTTCTTCATGCTTTCTGCATCAGTATCATCACAATAGGCAAAACCTTGCCTAATGAGCTGCTCACACTTCTCCAGCATGAGATCAAAATGGTCAGATGTATGAGTAAAGATGTCAGGCTTTACCTCCAGGAGCTTCAGATCTTCCAAAATTACCTTCTCAAATTCAAGATTCTCTTTGGCAGGATTTGTATCATCAAATCGCATAACCAATCTACCCTGaaatgacgcaaaaaaaaaaaaaagctaaattttttaacatcaaatCGCATAACCAACCTATCCTGAAATGATGCAAAAAAACagctaacaattttttaaattcatagaagaatggttttatataaaattttgtttcacatataaAAACCAATGTCGTAGCCTTGACGTTTGGTTCAAAGTTTTGACTCCTGTAAATACCTGTCCACAAAAGATATAATATTCTAAGTGGTGAGAAAAAACCTGGctgtttttttcaataaattctgaGGTGCATCCTGCTTAAGAGGATCATAAGAGAGACACTCTGAAACTGCAGAGGACAAAAGTAAGGTCCCATCTGGGAGGAGAAAGTTGCTAAGGTACATACTGATTCTTGTCTAAATTACAATATGCAACCTTACTTCTGGTGAGATCAAAGATAATAACACAGTTCTACTGCTCTTTGTGGTAGACACACATCAAGTGCTCCTAGTTATTAATACTATGAGCATTAAGTCTAAAAGGCCATTAATTGACCAAAAAAGATACAAAGACTCAGATAGTGAAGAGAGAATAGGtcaaaagcaagatggaagaaagggagcacatataaatgtaaagacaaaaataagtGGGTGCAACTACAGACAAAGTAAATTataaacacccttcagtaatgcctagcACATATGGGAAATGAAACCGATCTCTTATGATCAGAATCcttaaaaattacgacaaggaaCAACTCTTCAACCTTACTTAGTGCTAACACCCAATAATAAAAGCTACCTTACACAAATTTTCCAGCCTCTTTATTACCAATACTAAATTTATTGGTACTTCAGAATGAATTATTCCAAGAAACAGTAAAATATCTCACAGATAACTATCTCGTCCTACATAGCATGCAATACTTGTCTATGGATTATCTACAAAATCtcagccccgtaggggggtggtgctgtcagtgcgccGCATCACTGAAGTTTTCTTAAGGGAGGAAAGGTGGGAAACATAGCCATTTGGAAACTAAAAGGCTGACTGTAATCTCTTCCTATAGTACAATCAGAATCACATGAAAATGCAATTCAGGGATTATTCTGGTAAGATTCAATGTTCCTGCCTgtatcacaaatattaaaaaaaatggtaattctaagtacgATACCAAAATGTTGCAACGCTTAAGCTTAGTTGAGACATAGAGTGCTTAGTGCTCCAAAGACTTAGAACACAGAGAggttacttttctctttttttgttgcttttttactTCTACTGCAGTCATGCTTTTGGTAGCTTCCaagaaaaccataataaaaatcattttatgaaaCTCCAAACAGTTCTTATTCAATTAAATTACAGCATCATCATGCACACATATTCGTCTCTCTTCAGTGAATTTCTTTGTCCCTATGCAGTAGTTTGTGCATGATTTCCTGCAtcacttaatttttaaaatccaaCATAAATAATTCATGACCAAAACAAAGCTTCTGATGATTGAAAAGGGagtaaagaaaaaagtacaaTCAAGAAAGTGGCCATGTTGTTGACATGGGAAAGGCATGGGGATCAACTCTATACTTACACAGGGTGTAATAGGTGGTGTCACAAATGGTGGACAAAATAGCAAAATTCACATACAGTAATAGATTTTCTATGCCAAAATTGcattataaaagtaaatggaGAAGAGAGGGCAGTTGAGAACCCTGTTGCAATAGATGGACAGGTCTTCAGTTACAAAAAGCACTAACTATGAAGCACAAACTGGGAGAGCATTTAGAAAGAGAGTAGCTGTAGCATGGATGAAACTGAGGGAAAGAGCTAGGTAAATAAAACGtcaatactcaaaataatttgcatatttcctaTATGTACATACCAGGCGAGTTTCAAATAGGCCATAACCTTGTTGAAAGTTGGTCCAGTcactgaagcttggtaacaagacAATTAACTAGTAGCAAGGAAGTGAGAAGGTGGGGGGACTGACCCAATCACAACGTAAACATCACTATTTTCTCCTTCAGCAACATGGACAAATGCAGGGAGGGTTACAGGTGGTATTCTGATAAAAAGAATTTAGGTAGGTTTGTATACCGTATctgggaaaaatggaaattaccttaaaaatctGCAACTTGTTCCAAAGAGAATATAAACTTCTGTCTTTTGAATGGAGACACTTCTTGGTAGGAGATATTGTAGAGAAAATATGACTGGTGTTGATCTCCCACCAAAATAGATCAACATCCTAGTTAGGTATGTGATCAGAGGAAGGATGTCTTCTGTAACAACCTGTGCATCCTGGTAGAGTCCTGTCCCAGAGTATAGTTTATTTGTCGTCACAGTCTGGAAAATTAAAACTCCAGATTTCTGGTGTGGGAAGGGAAAAGCAGCATGGAAGACAGCATATCATGCTGTCCCAAGATAAGCACCACTAGTTCCACTCCCCGTAAAAGTAACCAAGGGCTTGAGGATAACATTCCTCAGAGAGCGATGCAAAGGTGATTTGGTACTACCAAACATTTGACCTCAGCACCTGTGACAATATCCTCCTTGCCAGATATCTTGTACACCTATTTTACAATCACCCAAAGTCAGAATGAGGTGTTCTTGGATCCTCCCTTCCTTGTGCCCACTTGTACAGACAGTATTGTAAACTTGGCCTGGACAACATCTCACCTTGGGCCCCATCTACAACCTCAAAGGCGTAAGTTTGGAAAAGGCCCATATCTCTTGTCACGGACAGATGGGCTTTGAGTTTTTGCCATGAACTTATGAACAAGAGGAACAAGCATGATCCACAACCTTACAAATGTTACATGAAGCAGGAAAGAGGAAATACCTGAAGACACTGATTATATCGTCTTTACCTTTCTCCTCCTTGAGCCAAATCTTTCCCACCAGTAAGGAGACCAAGAGGTGTACTGTGAAAAAGTCCAAGACAATGAACACTCTTGGCCTCTGTATGCTGAACACAAAAATTGATGGTAAAacttggcaaaaaataaaaataaacaccctTTTTCACTATAAGCTAATCTTTGACACAAACTTACCTTAAATTTCTCTTGATAGTACTGGTTGAGAAGGGCTGCTTTAGCATGACCAATGTGTAGGTAGCCACTTGCCTCAGGAGGAAAACGCACCACAACTTCACCCATCTTAGCGCCGGGAAGCTCAACAAATTTTCCACCTTCTTCCAACTTTTTACCTCCACTAGCAGATTTTTCTGGTGAATCTCTTGATTTAACAGATGGTTTAAGCATGGAACGAACATCTCCAGGAAGAGCAGACAAAATATCAGCaacctaaaaaaattatacattactgCATTATTTTACTTCAACTATGAGTctcttatgaaaaaataatcatcatcaactCCAACGATCTGCACCGCAAAgggtctctgtgaaattctgctacTAATGTCTGTCCTATGCTTTATCTTCCCTGAATCTCACCTCATCTCTAACCTCCCTTCCTAGAGCCCATCTGATATCACCTTCTATTCTCTCCGAAATCATCATCTCAAAAACAACATACTTATTGTATCACTTGGAACTTTATCATACCATCTGACTcctgatattttttaaaacaaaattttttatatacaggcagtccccgtttacgacggggttccgttttaCGCCATGGTCAGaaccgaaaatcgtcgaaaatcgtaaaaatcatttttgggtgcattgaaaacgatgtaaactgcatttttatcatttttcatcaaaACCTTCATCTGATTATTCTccgttttgatatattttaaacttttctgaTAATTAAAATCGTTGTTATACGTATACACCCGTCAAAACCGAACTGCCTGTACacgaatcatggtatgacaatgaaactgaaaaaaaacaatacagaTCATACTACACTTATGTATAATGTTACTTTCATGTGCAATTTCAATCTTTTTGCTTTATAAGAtctatttttatcaaaaatttttatgatgatcttaaaaaataatctgatttaaaacttcaaaataaatctgacagaaaagtttcaaaatattttactggACAGGATTTATCTTCAAGAACTACTACAAAGTAAGTGAAAACATACACTGGCATACTAAACTAATTTTGTAATCCAGTACCATTCATGAAGGctatttattttcactatttgTAATACTAGTAGTATTAATATGAAACAGTTTATTCAGCTCACTAAGTTAAACCTAAGCCCTTTAGGGCTAGTCTGAAGTTTCTGTTATCAACAAATATGATGTATTTTGTTAAATTAcaactgaaaaggtaaaactgaaactgaggaattttcaaacaaacttttcttcagaaattttttCTCCAAACTTGATATTCAGTAATGGCTGAAAAAtctatcatataaaatattattacttgTAAGAACGAGTTTGCATTGCAGCATTCCGGGATTGGATCGAATGGATTTTCACAAATTACACAAGTCACAACAATTTTATACGTATAACGAATTCAAAGACAC of the Macrobrachium rosenbergii isolate ZJJX-2024 chromosome 49, ASM4041242v1, whole genome shotgun sequence genome contains:
- the GluProRS gene encoding bifunctional glutamate/proline--tRNA ligase, with amino-acid sequence MKVIGSKTDPPLGAAIVCAKAGIPVEWGKDTSLALSETFSVTSSHGISRHVARVNPSLDLYPSHILQRTEVDHWLSVASGPLTCGGDLGATLGQLNKALAPSTVLVGSSVTVADYEVFAALYRNAAWHALLSSNKAPSHALRWYNFMETQVADILSALPGDVRSMLKPSVKSRDSPEKSASGGKKLEEGGKFVELPGAKMGEVVVRFPPEASGYLHIGHAKAALLNQYYQEKFKGRLVMRFDDTNPAKENLEFEKVILEDLKLLEVKPDIFTHTSDHFDLMLEKCEQLIRQGFAYCDDTDAESMKKEREERKEGKNYHNTVEKNLSMWEEMKAGTAFGQTCCVRAKIDMKSDNGCMRDPTIYRCKDEPHVRTGTKYKVYPTYDFACPIVDSIEGVTHALRTTEYHDRDDQYYWFIEKMGLRTLHIYEYSRLNMNNTVLSKRKLTWFVDEGLVDGWDDPRFPTVRGILRRGMTVEGLKDFIVAQGSSRSVVNMEWDKIWAFNKKVIDRIAPRFTALEGDLIPVCIVGAKEEATTAQKHPKDPSIGEKVVWRAPRVFIEAVDAADLKEGENATFINWGNIMIKKINKVNGKIESVDAEPNLDNTDFKKTLKITWLADTTNAPFTPVICVYFDNLINKGVLGKDENFKDFIGHNTRAEVKMVGDTQLQTLAEGDIIQLQRKGYFRVDEAYKPVGLSTCKEKPIILFSIPDGHQKESPTSSSVKKLAGMSDKEKAKSAQGKKAEKSPQDEAKPIVGSSNAGQDLLDKIKVQGDKIRQLKNDKADKNVVMAEVEVLKQLKKDFQTATGIEWKPDVVLPASNVSVETVSTTSGSKVEDIHSKIKVQGNKVRDLKSNKADKDTVKQQVDILLELKKQFKAVTNVEWKPDIDISQFTNSQQSPAASSAVGGVATGNLVQEIHNKIKKQGDEVRALKTSSADKDIVKKAVDVLLDLKKQFKDATNVDWKPDIDITPLCESSKQGARSVAGTSPLDIHNKIKNQGDEVRSLKASKADKEIIKQAVDVLLALKKEFKDCTNVEWKPDIDVSQFSESASVPAGTSVTATAGNAANKTTSKGRDKKSKEKSPTKGEAKQDEGGAKKQTRLGLEAKKEENLADWYSQVITKAEMIEYYNVSGCYILRPWSYFIWEFIREFLDKKIKSLGVENAYFPIFVAREALEKEKTHIADFSPEVAWVTKSGSSDMAEPVAIRPTSETVMYPAVAKWVQSHRDLPLKLNQWNNVVRWEFKQPTPFLRTREFLWQEGHSTFANKPEAEEEVYQILEFYEQVYENLLAVPVVKGRKTEKEKFAGGDYTTTVEAFISASGRGIQGATSHHLGQNFSKMFEIIFEDPETQQKQYCYQNSWGLTTRTIGVMVMVHGDNKGLVLPPRVATIQAVVIPVGITVKTTEQERADIYNACSKLTEELKACGVRARSDLRDNVTPAWKFNHWELKGVPLRLELGPREVAAGQVFAVRRDSGEKQALAQKNAATEIPALLNVIHDSMLANARTDLEKHKVVVKAWKEFTDNLDQGNIMLAPFCGQEACEDAIKKDSAREEAAEPGAPAMGAKGLCIPFVQPGDVKGLSCIHPSCSAKPQYYTLFGRSY